CTGGAATTGCCGTTTTGAATGTGCTCCCACACGCGGAGTATCCTGTGTATGTCGTTCAAGATCCGGAGGGGAGGAAAGTGGTGCTCTCCTAATCGGGATAAATCAGAATCGGGAGAAACCGGGGCTAACGCCCTGCGGCTAATTGGGGTGTTCTGAATGATGGAACTGACTGGTTAATACCGAGTGAGTAAAAAAAGATGACGAGCCTGTATGAAATTCGAGCCGACTATGATCGTGAGACGATCGTCGTCTATCAGGCTTACTCGTCGCAGATTGCCGATGCAGCATTAAAGGCGCAGAAGTTTGTGGCACCGTTTTCGTTTCAGCGGATGACGTGGATTAAACCTTCGTTTCTGTGGTTGATACATCGCAGCAACTGGGGGCAAAAACCGGGACAGACGCGGATTCTCGGCGTACGGATCAGACGAGACGGCTGGGAGAAAGCGTTGTCACTGGGAGTGTTGACATCGCCGGAAAAGCAGGTTTATGCATCGAGAAAAGTCTGGGAACAGGAATTCAACAAGGCTCCCGTACATATTCAATGGGATACCGAGCGCAGTCCGCGGGGGGCGGCC
This genomic interval from Gimesia alba contains the following:
- a CDS encoding DUF4291 domain-containing protein; its protein translation is MTSLYEIRADYDRETIVVYQAYSSQIADAALKAQKFVAPFSFQRMTWIKPSFLWLIHRSNWGQKPGQTRILGVRIRRDGWEKALSLGVLTSPEKQVYASRKVWEQEFNKAPVHIQWDTERSPRGAALPCFSIQVGLSRHIIREFVDEWIVSIEDLTPVVRKLNAIRKGSSKSLKRFLPPEKVYPVSAEWGRKLLISR